The Candidatus Tanganyikabacteria bacterium sequence TGGGGCCGGGCAGCCATGCGGCCGGTGGGGCCGGGTAGCCATGCGGCGGGTGGGGACGGGCAGCCATGCGGCGGGTGGGGCCGCGCTCGTAATGTCGGGCCTTCGCTTCGCGAACGCTCCGACCGGCGCCCGTGCCGGCCGGGTTGCCGGGGCGAGGTCGTGCGAGCCGCGGAATCAGTTCCTGTGGTCGGCCGTCGGCACGTGCGCCATGAAGTCCCGGGCGAAGCGCTCCCGGTAGTCCTGCTCGAGTTGCGCCACCCGGTCGGGATCGGGCGAGGCCAGGATGATCCCGGCGTGGTGGGCCTTCTTCTGCACCCACTTGACCTCTGGATCGGCGAAGGCCGACATGTCCGGCCACTCGTGGCGTGACAGGCACATGATCGAGGCGGCGTACTCTTCCCTGAACTTCGGCACCTTGTACTTGTCCTGCGTCTCGGTCTTCACCCACTCGTGCCAGAGACAAACGTCGGTGCCGTGCCACAGCACATCGGCGATCTTGGCCGACCCCACGCGGGCGCCGCACTCGAGGAAGTAGAACTGCCCGTCCTCGCCCTTGATGTACTCGGCGTGCGTCGGGCCGCGCACCAGGCCGAGGGTCTCGACCAGCTTGTCGTTGAAGTCGTAGAGCGCTTGCCAGTCGGGATGGGTGCGCGGGAGGAGGCGGCTGGAGTACACGCCGCCGCTGACGTTGAGGTCGAGCATCGACTTGCCGTACTTGGCGATGCCGCGGAACCGTACCTTGCGATCCCACACGATGGAGTCCACGTGGTAGACCTCGCCCGGGATGTACTGCTCGAGCAGGTAATCGGACTGCTCGTCGCCCAGTTCGAGTATCTTCTTCCAGACTTCCTGGTCGTCCCGCAGCTTCTTGACGCCCACCGACGCGGCGGCCGAGCGCGGCTTGATGATCCATGGCGGCGGGACGCGCTGCATGAACTCGTACACTTCTTCGTGGTTGAGGATGCGCACGAAGTCGGGGACCCGCACGCCGCCTTCCTTGGCCTTCATGCGCATCGCCAGCTTGTCCCGGAAGTAGCGCATGGTGGTCTCGCCCATGCCCGGGATGCGCATGTGCTCGCGCAGCATGCACACGGTCTCGACGTCCCAGTCGCTCACCGCGATCACCCGGTCTATCTTCCGGCGCTGGGCGAGGAAGGACACGGTGTTGCGGATGTCCTTCCGCTTCCAGCTCGCGGTTGCCACGACCTCCTCGACGTGGTCGCGCGGCCACGCTCCGTCCAGCATCTTCTCGTGAGTGAGCACGAGCAGTTGGTGGCCCTGTTCGTGGGCGAACTTGATGAACGGCCGTCCCATGACGGCTCCGGAAACCAGCAGGATACGCATGAGGCTCACCTACCCGCCCGAACGGGCCGCGCGCAAGAACGGCCCAAGGTTGCGCCATGGGCCGCTCCGCGCGAATCGGTAGTTACCCGGGAGCCGCTCGCGCGCTATGATGGCGTATGCAAACGACCAGCTACCCGACCCGCCAGCACGAGCGGCTCGCCGCATTGATCGGCACCTGGGAAGGCCCGATCAAGACGTGGTTCGACCCGGACTCCCCGGTCCGGGAAAATCGGTACAAAGCCACAATCCGCGCGGTGGCCGGCGGCCACGCCTTCCTGCAGGAGTACGAGAGCAGCCTGGATGGCGAGGCATTCTCGGGCGTGACGCTCTACGCCTACGACGACGGCCGCAAGAAGATCGTGGTGGACTGGGTCGACAGCTTCCACAGCATCGCCCCCATGCACAGCGAGGGCGACGTCAAGCGCGAAGCGGTCGTGGACGTGCTCGGCAGCTACACGGCCGGCGACCAGACCTGGGGGTGGCGCACGGTGCTCCAGCACCCCACCCCCGAAAGCCTGATCTACCGGGCGTACAATGTCCTCCCCGACGGCCAGGAGTACCTCGGCATCGAGGCGACCCTCTCGCGGGCTGTCTAGCTACCCAACGGTCACGGCCAGGGGCAGGGCCTCCTCGATCACGACGCGCGGCTGCACGCTTGTGTAGTTGGGGATATCGGCCATGATGGCCTCCGAGTTGGCCAGGGCCTTGCCCATGTCGCCCATGGAGTCGAACCAGAAGTGGCAGGTCGCCAGGAAGGGCGCGGGCGAACCCGCCGGCCCGGCTACGCCCTTGAATGCCTGCATCTTCTTGAGATAGGGCGCGTACTTCTCGGCGCACAGCGGCATGTGCTTCGTCGCGTAGTAGTCGTGATCGAAGGTGGCGCCTTCCTTTGCGGGATAGGCGACGGTGACGCGGACCATTGGCGGCCTCCTTTGGGCGGTTTGTTAGAGCCTCGTTAAACTTAGCGGCTCCCCAGGCATCCCCCAGGATATCCCAGCAGGAGAAGGTGAGTGCGGCGCGACGCCCGAAGAGGCGCATAGCAAGCCGTTTTTGAGGAG is a genomic window containing:
- a CDS encoding ATP-grasp domain-containing protein; its protein translation is MRILLVSGAVMGRPFIKFAHEQGHQLLVLTHEKMLDGAWPRDHVEEVVATASWKRKDIRNTVSFLAQRRKIDRVIAVSDWDVETVCMLREHMRIPGMGETTMRYFRDKLAMRMKAKEGGVRVPDFVRILNHEEVYEFMQRVPPPWIIKPRSAAASVGVKKLRDDQEVWKKILELGDEQSDYLLEQYIPGEVYHVDSIVWDRKVRFRGIAKYGKSMLDLNVSGGVYSSRLLPRTHPDWQALYDFNDKLVETLGLVRGPTHAEYIKGEDGQFYFLECGARVGSAKIADVLWHGTDVCLWHEWVKTETQDKYKVPKFREEYAASIMCLSRHEWPDMSAFADPEVKWVQKKAHHAGIILASPDPDRVAQLEQDYRERFARDFMAHVPTADHRN
- a CDS encoding DUF1579 family protein → MQTTSYPTRQHERLAALIGTWEGPIKTWFDPDSPVRENRYKATIRAVAGGHAFLQEYESSLDGEAFSGVTLYAYDDGRKKIVVDWVDSFHSIAPMHSEGDVKREAVVDVLGSYTAGDQTWGWRTVLQHPTPESLIYRAYNVLPDGQEYLGIEATLSRAV
- a CDS encoding EthD family reductase translates to MVRVTVAYPAKEGATFDHDYYATKHMPLCAEKYAPYLKKMQAFKGVAGPAGSPAPFLATCHFWFDSMGDMGKALANSEAIMADIPNYTSVQPRVVIEEALPLAVTVG